The Tautonia rosea genome includes a region encoding these proteins:
- a CDS encoding Cof-type HAD-IIB family hydrolase, with protein sequence MPSYKLLALDVDGTLIGKDGVLRPRTAAAVARAAAAGIQPVLCTGRRYRRALPIARQLGLDAPVVCNSGALVKETRSHATLWRADLGLELTRAVLEVLRRLGEPAVSIVDHEETPPDFLIPARPTGRVLFDEYVERNGPYALVDPDWMTRPDQGDHFHLFAVGEREAMLEVEAALIEAAPAILRTFVLHTSAYSGTMCEVLNTEASKWSAVLHLADRWGIDPSEIVAVGDDVNDLPMIEGAGLGVAMGQAPEAVRQAADLVAPTFEADGVASVIEEVLLG encoded by the coding sequence ATGCCCTCGTACAAGCTGCTGGCGCTCGATGTGGACGGCACCCTGATTGGCAAGGATGGCGTCTTGCGGCCCCGGACGGCAGCAGCGGTGGCTCGGGCGGCGGCGGCGGGAATTCAACCGGTCCTTTGCACCGGCAGACGCTATCGAAGAGCCTTGCCGATCGCTCGACAACTGGGCCTTGATGCGCCGGTTGTGTGTAACTCGGGGGCCCTGGTCAAGGAAACGCGCAGCCACGCGACCCTCTGGCGGGCTGACCTGGGATTGGAGCTGACCCGAGCCGTGCTGGAGGTCTTGCGACGCCTGGGAGAGCCGGCCGTCTCGATCGTCGATCACGAGGAAACGCCTCCGGACTTCCTCATCCCCGCCCGTCCGACCGGACGGGTCCTGTTCGATGAGTACGTCGAGCGAAACGGACCGTACGCTCTGGTCGATCCGGACTGGATGACCCGGCCCGATCAAGGGGATCACTTCCACCTGTTTGCCGTGGGGGAGCGGGAGGCCATGCTGGAGGTCGAGGCGGCCCTGATCGAAGCGGCGCCCGCGATCCTGAGGACCTTCGTGCTGCATACATCGGCCTATTCGGGAACGATGTGCGAGGTGTTGAACACGGAGGCGAGCAAGTGGTCGGCTGTCCTGCACCTGGCCGACCGTTGGGGAATCGACCCGTCGGAGATCGTGGCGGTCGGCGATGACGTGAACGACCTGCCGATGATCGAAGGGGCCGGGCTCGGTGTGGCGATGGGTCAGGCCCCCGAAGCAGTTCGGCAGGCCGCCGATCTTGTGGCGCCGACGTTTGAAGCCGACGGTGTGGCGAGTGTGATCGAGGAGGTCCTGCTTGGTTGA